Part of the Olsenella profusa DSM 13989 genome, CACACCCCTGGGCATCACGCTCAACCCGATGATCGGCGCGGCGGCCATGGGCTTCTCGTCCGTGTTCGTCGTGTCCAACGCCCTCCGGCTCTTCGCCTGGAGGCCGTCGACCGGTGGAGCGCCTGCCGCCACACCACCAACCACCATCGCTACCTCTGTGGAGGGAAAGGAAGGGAACGAGACTATGACCACGAAGACCCTGGACATCGAAGGCATGATGTGCGACCACTGCGTGCAGCACGTGACGCAGGCGCTCGAGGGCGTGAGGGGCGTCAAGAACGTCCACGTCTCGCTCGAGGACCACAAGGCCACGCTCGAGGCCGGCGCGCTCGTCTCCAACAAGAGGCTCGAGAACGCCGTCGAGGATGCCGGCTACAAGGTAACCGGCATTGCGTGATGCGCATCCCAAGTAGCGAGGCGCTCGGGGTGCCAGGGGTGCATGCCTGGCACCCCACGGCCCCCCTTACAGCAAGCATCCATCCTTCTAGCGCTTAGGTGTACGAGGGAACAGGCATATGTGGTGTCTTGTCAACAGACAACGTGTCCTGTAAGATGAGTGCATCACGTGTACGTGCTCACCTTATGATACAAGGTAACAAGACAAGGGAGTCATGCATGAATACACACGAAAGCAACCTGTTCTCAGACATCAGCCTCCGTGGGGCGCGCCCCATCATCAAGACCGTCCTGTGCGTGACGGCCGCGGCGCTGTTGCTCTGCCTCTCGGCCTCTGTTGAGATTCCCCTCCAACCGGTGCCCTTCACCCTACAGGTTCTGGCCCTGGGCATCATTGCGGCAACGTTTGATCCCGGCGAGGCGGTCGCAAGCGTACTCGTCTACATCGCCATCGGCGCCTTGGGCGCACCCGTGTTCTCTGGCGCCATGGGTGGGCTGCTGCGCCTTGTGGGCCCCACGGGGGGCTTCATTGTGGGCTTCGTCCCGGGTGTCGCGGTGGGGTCGTTCGTCCGCAAGTTGCTCATCAGACACAGGATGCCCCGCCCCATCGCGACGTTCCTCGCGCTTGGTGCCATGATGGTCATCATCTACCTGCTTGGTTGGGGCCAGCTCGCACTCGTCGCTCACCTCTCCCCCACCGCTGCCTTTGCCGCCGGTGTGGCCCCCTTCGTCACCCTGGACATGCTCAAGGCAGTCATCGCCACCAGTGTGGCATGCGCCATCGACGCGGCGGCAACGGCAAGGTAGGGATCCCTGACGCGGATCGAGGGGTCTCGGCGACTACGCCGACCGTGACAGCACATACGGCGACTCGGGCGGCCTTCTGCGGAAGGTCGCCCCCTTCATCATCTCGTCCGTCTCGTGCCAAAGGGTGCCGTGGGGTTACGAATGGTGCGGCGTGCAGTGCTCGTATCCTCGCATGCGGCCATCATACCCTACAGTATCCACTGGCTACCGAGGGCAGCCGGCATCGGTTGCCCCATCCTCTCGTTGGAGCAGGCATGACACGTCACACCACCCCCAAACGCACAACAAACTTCAATGTCAGGTACTTCTTCCGCAACCTCAACGACCAGATACGCACCGACCGGCGCACCTTCATCCTCTACACCATCCTGCGGGCGCTGGTGATGATCACCCTCGTTCGTTCCATCATGATCGGCTCCATCGAGAGCGCGGCGCTCTGCGTGTTCTCGCTCGTGCTCTTCCTGCTGCCGGCACTGGCCGAGACCCAGTTGCGGATAGAGATCCCGCCCCTGTTCGAGGGCATGATCTACCTCTTCATCTTTGCCGCCGAGATACTTGGGGAGGTCAATCACTACTACGTGCTCATCCCCGGCTGGGACTCCATGCTCCACACGATCAATGGCTTCCTGTGCGCGGCCGTGGGCTTCTCGCTGGTGGACCTCCTCAACCGGCACAGCCCTGGCCTCAAGCTCTCCCCCCTCTACCTGGCGCTCGTCGCCTTCTGCTTTTCCATGACCATCGGCGTGCTGTGGGAGTTCGTGGAGTTCGCCGTCGACCAGACGCTGCTCTTGGACATGCAGAAGGACTTCGTCATCCAGGCGTTTGGCTCCGTGATGCTCGATCCCACCCAGTCCCCGCACTCCGTGCTCGCAAGTGGCATCGTACGCACCACCATCGAATGCGCCGACGGGCAGTCGTTCGTCATCAATGGAGGCTACCTGGACATCGGCCTCATCGACACCATGAAGGACCTCTTCGTCAACTTCGTCGGTGCCGCGGTGTGCTCCACGGCAGGCTTTCTCTACACGAGCGGTCGTGCCAAGGGCACGCTCGTGCGCGGATTCCTCATCCATCGCCCTGGCGACACATCGCTTGCCACCATCAGCCATGACGAGCGGGAGGAGGCTCACCCACTCGAGCCCCACGCTAGATGACGTAGAACCAGGGCGCCTCGGGCTCATCCGGCTTGCGGATGGTGATCTCCTGATCCTTGAGCTTGACGCGCGCATTCTCGGGTACCGACTCCACCACGAAGGCGCTGCCACTGATGACGGCACCGCTGCCGATCACGGTCTCGCCACCTAGGATGCTCGCGTTGGAGTAGACGGTCACGTTGTCACCCAGCGTGGGATGGCGCTTGGTGCCTGAGAGCTCCTGCCCCTTGCGCAGGGAGAGCGCGCCGAGCGTGACGCCCTGATAGAGCTTCACGTGATCACCGATGACGGTCGTCTCGCCAATGACGACGCCCGTACCATGATCGATGAAGAAGTACTCGCCGATCTGCGCGCCCGGGTTGATGTCGATGCCCGTCTTGCCGTGCGCGTACTCGGTCATGAGGCGCGGGATCAGGGGGACCTCGAGCTCATAGAGCACGTGGGCCATGCGATAGACGAAGATCGCGAAGAGCCCCGGATAGGAGACGAGCACCTCGGCATAGCTCTCCGCCGCCGGGTCACCGTCGAAGAGCGCCTCGATGTCCTTGAGCAGCAGGGAGTGCACCCCTGGGAGCGCATCCATGAACGACGAGACCTTCTCGGACGCCCGTTCGCTCACGACGTCCGCATCCAGCGAGGCGTCCCCAAAGAGCAGGGCGTTGCTCACCTGATCCTGAAGGACGCGCTCGATGTGCAGCAGCTTCTCCCCCATCAGCAGGTCGGAGCTCTCGCCTGCGGCACTCGCATCGTCAAAGTAGCCGGGGAACATGAGACTGCGGATGTCCTTCAGCAGGGCGACGCAGGTGTCACGCCGGGGGAAGCAGCGATGGCGCGGGCCAAAGAGCTCGTTCTCGTCGTTGTAGCGAGTCCTGAACGCGGCAACGTTCCTGCTGAGACTAGCGCCCTGCATTGGCGTCCCTCCCCTTGATGGCCAGACACCCCGATCTGGGGTGCCTGGCCTCGCATGCATCATGCCTGTTATACCCCATCAAGGGGCGGACACTCCCCGCTGGGTGGGAAAATCCTGATGCACGGCAGCGCGCTACCGATACCGCACCAAATCAAAAAGTGGGCGCGATTCCATGTGCGAACGGGACGGTCGTGCCTCCTCGGCAGGATAGCCCACCGGCATCAGGAGCACGCTGCGCTCGCTCTGGGGAAGGCCGAAGAGCCGCTCGGATTCCGACACGTGATACCAGTTGACCCAGATGGTACCCAGGCCTAGCTCCACCGCACGCAGCATGACATGGGTGGCGACGATGCTCACGTCCTGCTCGCCGGAATGGAACTGGGGCTCCCAGGGATTCTGATAGTCCTTGGTCTGGTCATACGCAAACAGCAGCACGATGGGTGCACCATAACGACATTTGGTGATGGCATCCACCTTGGCGAGCGCCTCATCGCTTTGGAGCACATAGATGCGCTCAGATTGCATGTTCTTGGCCGTGGGCGCCACAAGCAGACATTCCAGCAGCCGATCGAGCAGCCCCTGGGAGGGTCTCTCGCCTGAGAACCTCCGCACCGAATAGCGTTGCCTGGCAAGCTCCATGAAGCCCATGGTCATCTCCCCTCGCCCAGGTGACATGTGGTGACAACATCATTGTGCCATCTTGTATCAACTCTGAAAATGAGGGATGGGCCAACGGAGCGATTACGGCGTTGGGTTACGACAGGGCGTCACGAGGCACCATAGCCACAGGACACCTGCCACGGGAACGGTGCGCGAACCTACCTGAGGATGCCCGTCAGTTTCAGCACCAAGAGCATCAGGTCAATGAGGGAGATCACGATGCCTGCCAGGGCAAGGCCCTTCCTGGAGCTGCGGAGGCCGTAGGCGCTGAACCCAAGCGCCAGGAGGATCAGCACCCCACCAGGGCTCAGCCTCGGGAACATCGCCAGGATGAGGCCGATGAGGGCGACGACAAAGCCAGCGATGGCAAAGGTGCCGTTGCGCCTCCTTGATTTGGCTGCCTGCTCCTGGAGCTGCGTCGGAACGGTGCCGGGCTGTATGCCCGCCTGACTCTGCAGCGATGCCTCCAGCTCGGCCATCAGCTCGCGGAAGTGATTCTTGCCGACGGACTTCACATAGCCATTGTCGACGGCGGTCGGCTTGGTGTACTTGCCGATCCACCCATCGATCTCGACGGTCGCATCCGTGATCCCACACGTCAGCCCCATGCGCCCGTAGAGGATGGGGTCATTGAGCTCCCAAAAGACCGTGCCGTCATCAGCCGTCTTCTGCTCGAACTTGTGCGTCGTCAGAAAGACGTAGACCGCATTCTGCGCATCGGGCAGGGGGAGCTTGTGCTGGATGGTGAAGTGCGTGGCGGGCATCGGCGGTTCCTTTCCTCATGACGTGCCGGGCCTCTCGGTACCGGCGGCGCGCCCATGCTAGTAATATTGAAACATCATTATATCGCTCGCATCAACCGCATGTCCAGATGAGGGGCTGACGACGCCAATGATCCCCATCACCGGCATCCTGCCCATGGTCGTGCCCCGCACGATGGCCGGCTGCTCGCGCGCACGGCCTCCAACCGCGGCCCTCTACCGCGACCAAGACGGCTGCGGTCGAAACCCGCTGGCGCATTCGTGCCCACGGGCAATACATCATGTGCAATTCATATAATGGGGACATGAGGCACTGCGACCATGCGAGGAGAGAGCATGCTCAACTTCACCCACGACATCCCAACCAAGCTCCACTTCGGCAAGGGCGCCATCGAACACCTGGCGCCGGCGCTCGACGCCTTCGGCAAGAACGTGCTATTGGCCTACGGCGGCGGCTCGGTCAAGAGGTCCGGCCTCTACGACACCATCCTCGACATCCTGCGCGACGGGAACTTCAAGGTCACCGAGCTCGACGGCATCGAGCCCAACCCCCGCATCGAGTCGGTCGAGCGCGGCGTGGAGCTCTGCAGACAGAACGGCATCGACGTCATCCTGGCAGTTGGCGGTGGCTCCACCATCGACTGCGGCAAGGCCGTCGCGACCGGCATCTTCTGGGAGGGCGCCCTGTGGGACATGGTCACCTCGCGCCATGGCCAGCTGCGCGCACTGCCCATCGTCGACGTGCTCACCATCGCGGCGACCGGCTCCGAGTTCGACGGTGGCGGTGTGATCTCCAACATGGCCCTCAACCAGAAGGTCGGCAACAGCTATACCTATCCTGCCGTCTCCATCTGCGACCCCACCTACACCTTCACGGTGCCTGCCTACCAGACCGCCGCCGGCTCCGCCGACATCATGAGCCACGTCTTCGAGGGCTACTTCAGCCGCACCATGGACTCCGACCTCTCCGATGGCATCGCCGAGGCCATCCTCAAGTCGGTCATGCGCAACTGCCCCACCGCCCTCGCCAATCCCGAGGACTACGAGGCGCGCGCCAACCTCATGGCCGACTCCTCGGTGGCGTGCTCGGGCATTCCCGAGTACGGCAAGCAGTCCACCGGTTGGCCCTGCCATGCCATGGAGCACCAGCTCTCCGCCTTTTATGACATCACGCATGGCGTTGGCCTGGCCATCCTCACCCCGCGCTGGATGCGCCACATCCTGGCCAAGGACGCCACGACGCTGCCACGCTTCGTGAGGTTCGCCCGCAATGTGATGGGCCTCGACGGCGACGACGAACTCTCCCTCGCGCACGCCGCGATCGATGCGCTCGAGGACTACCTCACGTCCACGGGCATCCCCATGGCCCTCACCGAGCTGGGCATCGGCCGCGAGCACTTCGCCGAGATGACCGCGCGGGCCAACAGGGGCGGTCGCCTGGACAACGCCTTCGTACCGCTCACCGACGAGGACATCGAGCAGATCCTCGAGGCCTGCCTGTAGGTCGGTACGGGGCAGCGCACACCCGTGCGAGTCAGCAGCTCAAACATAGCGGCAGCCCATGGGGAATCCCTGGGTTGCCGTTTTCATGCCGAGACTGCAGTGGCCTTTTCTCTATAGCTGGCGCCATCTTCGTTACGGAGCAGTTGGAAGGTCATGTTCACTGTTGCGAAGTCAGCTGACAATACGAGCGCTTAGGACGGTCTCGAGTTCGCAAGATGGCTCTTCAGAGCAGTGGTGAGATAGTGAGCTCAAATTTAATGAACCCGCCTATCCTTGTTCCTATAATCACATTTACTATATTATATTCGTGATTTTGAGAGGAGTACGATGAACGACAGGGGCCTAAAGGACGGCATCCGCCGTAAGGTCGAGAACCTCCCGGAGGATACGGCTTTCACATCGAGCGACTTCGCGGACATCGCCGATTCACAGAACGTACGCCAGGCGCTCAAGGAGCTCACGGACAACGGCACGATAGCGCGTGC contains:
- a CDS encoding biotin transporter BioY, translating into MNTHESNLFSDISLRGARPIIKTVLCVTAAALLLCLSASVEIPLQPVPFTLQVLALGIIAATFDPGEAVASVLVYIAIGALGAPVFSGAMGGLLRLVGPTGGFIVGFVPGVAVGSFVRKLLIRHRMPRPIATFLALGAMMVIIYLLGWGQLALVAHLSPTAAFAAGVAPFVTLDMLKAVIATSVACAIDAAATAR
- a CDS encoding serine O-acetyltransferase — translated: MQGASLSRNVAAFRTRYNDENELFGPRHRCFPRRDTCVALLKDIRSLMFPGYFDDASAAGESSDLLMGEKLLHIERVLQDQVSNALLFGDASLDADVVSERASEKVSSFMDALPGVHSLLLKDIEALFDGDPAAESYAEVLVSYPGLFAIFVYRMAHVLYELEVPLIPRLMTEYAHGKTGIDINPGAQIGEYFFIDHGTGVVIGETTVIGDHVKLYQGVTLGALSLRKGQELSGTKRHPTLGDNVTVYSNASILGGETVIGSGAVISGSAFVVESVPENARVKLKDQEITIRKPDEPEAPWFYVI
- a CDS encoding nitroreductase family protein; its protein translation is MGFMELARQRYSVRRFSGERPSQGLLDRLLECLLVAPTAKNMQSERIYVLQSDEALAKVDAITKCRYGAPIVLLFAYDQTKDYQNPWEPQFHSGEQDVSIVATHVMLRAVELGLGTIWVNWYHVSESERLFGLPQSERSVLLMPVGYPAEEARPSRSHMESRPLFDLVRYR
- a CDS encoding iron-containing alcohol dehydrogenase, translated to MLNFTHDIPTKLHFGKGAIEHLAPALDAFGKNVLLAYGGGSVKRSGLYDTILDILRDGNFKVTELDGIEPNPRIESVERGVELCRQNGIDVILAVGGGSTIDCGKAVATGIFWEGALWDMVTSRHGQLRALPIVDVLTIAATGSEFDGGGVISNMALNQKVGNSYTYPAVSICDPTYTFTVPAYQTAAGSADIMSHVFEGYFSRTMDSDLSDGIAEAILKSVMRNCPTALANPEDYEARANLMADSSVACSGIPEYGKQSTGWPCHAMEHQLSAFYDITHGVGLAILTPRWMRHILAKDATTLPRFVRFARNVMGLDGDDELSLAHAAIDALEDYLTSTGIPMALTELGIGREHFAEMTARANRGGRLDNAFVPLTDEDIEQILEACL